From the genome of Candidatus Desulfofervidus auxilii, one region includes:
- the coaE gene encoding dephospho-CoA kinase (Dephospho-CoA kinase (CoaE) performs the final step in coenzyme A biosynthesis.), giving the protein MLKIAITGLPASGKSTVTKMFKSLGAEIIDADIICHSLFSPSETAYHEILNYFGKKCLNKNNTLNKDFLRHKLIFSPKDRKILENILHPKIYERIKKRIQELEKKGKIIIVEIPLLFEVGWEREFDFTIVVDADEDICIKRLINKGISEDEAKGLLSLHLSAEEKKEKADWVIENKSDLIYLYEQVKYVWQRLNRLTS; this is encoded by the coding sequence ATGCTTAAAATTGCTATTACTGGTCTTCCTGCTAGTGGTAAAAGCACTGTAACAAAAATGTTTAAATCACTTGGTGCAGAAATAATTGATGCAGATATTATTTGTCATTCCCTTTTTTCTCCTTCTGAAACAGCATACCATGAAATATTAAATTATTTTGGTAAAAAGTGTCTTAATAAAAATAATACATTAAATAAAGATTTTTTAAGACATAAACTTATTTTTTCTCCAAAAGATAGAAAAATTCTTGAAAATATTTTGCATCCAAAGATTTATGAAAGGATTAAAAAAAGAATTCAAGAACTTGAGAAAAAAGGAAAAATAATAATTGTTGAGATACCTCTTTTGTTTGAAGTTGGTTGGGAAAGAGAATTTGATTTTACAATTGTTGTTGATGCTGATGAAGATATATGTATTAAAAGGTTAATAAATAAGGGAATTTCAGAAGATGAGGCAAAAGGATTATTAAGTCTTCATTTATCTGCTGAAGAAAAAAAGGAAAAAGCAGATTGGGTAATAGAGAACAAAAGTGATTTAATTTATCTTTACGAACAAGTAAAATATGTTTGGCAGAGACTTAATCGTTTAACCTCTTGA